The genome window TTGACCCCGTCGCCCGTCATCGCGACGATGTGACCTTCCTTTTGCAGGGCCGTCACCACACGCAATTTATGCGCCGGAGACACGCGGGCGTAGACTTCGATGCGCTCAACCTCACGCTCAAACTCGGCCTCGCTCATCGCCTCCAGTTCTTCGCCGGTCACGACGCGACCCGTCTTGAGCAATCCCAATTCGCGGGCGACGGCTTCCGCGGTCAGCGGGTGGTCACCGGTAATCATGACCGGCTTGATCCCGGCTTGCTCGCACGTTTCAATCGCAGCCTTCGCCTCAGGACGCGGCGGGTCGATCATCCCCACCAATCCGAGAAATGTCATGTCGTGTTCGGCGTTGTCCAATGTTGCACCCGGTTTGGAAGCTACCGCCAGAACGCGCAATGCCTCAGTTGCCATCCGGCGGGCTGTTTCCACAATCATCGCCCGACTCCCGGCGTCAAGGGCCGTTGCTCCATCTGCCGTCATTTGATGACTACACGAATCGAGGATAATTTCCGGCGCGCCTTTGGCATAGGCCACGACAGCTTCCGGCTCGCTATGCAGAGTGGTCATGCGTTTGGTTTCGGAGGTGAAGGGGATTTCGCTCACGCGAGGAAATTGCGAGTCAAGGTCGGTCTTGTGCAACCCGGCCTTGGCGGCAACGACGACCAATGCGCCCTCTGTCGGATCGCCCTTGACGTCCCAGCGGCCATCGGCCTCGCTGTGAACGACATGCGCGTCGGAGGCAAGCGCGGCGGCGCGCAAGAGCAGTGTCAGCGGGCTGGAAAGTTCGATGGTGAGCCCGTTGCATGAGAACCGGCCGTGCGGCTTATAGCCTGCCCCGGAGACGTTCAGCATTTGTCCGGCCACAAAGATTGTGCGGACCGTCATCTCATCTTTCGTCAGCGTGCCGGTCTTGTCGGAACAGATGACCGACGTGCTGCCGAGTGTTTCGACTGCCGGGAGACGGCGCATCAACGCATGGCGCTTGACCATCCTCTGCACACCGATAGCGAGCGAGATCGTGACCACTGCAGGAAGTGCCTCCGGGACAACGGCAACCGCCAGCGCAATCCCAAAAATCAACATCTCAATGAAGGGTTGCCCACGATACAGGCCGAGGGCAACGATGGCCGCCACTACCACGAAGGCGGCCCACGCCAGCACGTGACCGACCTTATCCAAATTTTCCTGCAACGGCGTCCTGCCGGTTTCAACCGTCTGGAGCATTTGGGCAATCTTGCCGAACTCAGTACGCATGCCCGTTGCCACGACGACCGCGCGCCCCCGGCCATAGGTTGCGGCGGTACCGGCGTAGGCCATATTCTTGCGATCGCCTAAGGCCAATTCATCGTTCGTGAGGGGCGCGGCGTATTTTTCTATCGGAACCGACTCGCCCGTCAGCGCGGCCTCTTCGATTTGCAAATTAACGGCTTCAATCAGTCTGACATCGGCCGGGATCTTGTTTCCTGCTCGCAACAGGACGACATCGCCCGGCACGAGGGCGCGCGCGGGGATTTCAACCTCCTCCCGATCGCGGAGGGCGGTGGCTGTCGGCGCGGCCATTTGCCGCAATGCCTCGGTCGCGCGTTCGGCCCGGTATTCCTGCACGAAACCCAAGAGGCAGGCAAACAGCACAATGACGGCAATGGCGATGGCTTCAATCCCGTGTCCAAGGAAAGCCGAGAGCGCCGTCGCCACGAGCAGAATGACAATCAACACGTTCTTGAACTGCTCAAAGAGAATCGTCCACGGCGAGATACTGTGGGTTGCTTGCAGTTCATTCGGCCCTTGTTCTGCCAACCGTTGGGCCGCCTCGGCCCCTGTCAGACCGGTGGGCGTAGATTGCAGGTGAGCCAGGACAGTTTCGCTGGATAGGGTATGCCAGAGGGCGGGGTCGAATCCCCGTCGGGTTTCAGGAGGACCCATCGTTCGGCAGACGCTCGCCTCGCAGGTAGGCCACCCAGTACACGCCGGCGACCAGCAGGGTGCCACCGACGACGTTGCCGGCGGTCACGGCGACGATATTTCTCGTGACCCCGACGACCGACACCCCGCCTTCCCCATCCAGCGCGAGCCCGAAGGGTAGGAAGAACCAGTTGGCGATCGAGTGCTCGAAGCCCATGGCCACGAATGCAGTAATGGGAAAGAGAATGGCCAGAATCTTATCCGTCACGCTGCGTCCGCCCATTGCGAGCCACACCGCCAGACAGACCAGCGCGTTGCACAGAATGGCGCGCGCAAAGGCCTCGGTGACTGAAAGATCGGCCTTCGCGCGAGCGATAGCGACGACCGTCTCGCCGACAGCGCCCCCGCCCAGACCGGCCACATTAGCCCACACGACGAGCAGTACGGTAGCCAGGCTGCCGCCCACATTGCCCAGGTAGGCCAGGAACCAGTTGCGCATCACTTCCCGGGTACCTATCAGCCTGCTGGCCCAGGCCATGGCGAGCAGGTTGTTTCCGGTAAAGAGTTCGGCGCCCGCGACAACAACGAGGATTAGGCCAAGGCTGAAGCTCAAGCCGCCGAACAACCGCGTCAGACCGAAGCCAAGGGCGGATTTGGTCACGACGACAATGAAAAAGAGCGCCCCCAGCGAGATGAAGGCGCCGGCCAGCACGGCCAGCGCGAGCAGCGTGACCGGGTCGGTGCGCGCCTTCGCCACACCGAGGCCCTCGACCTTCCGCGCAATCTCGCGCGGCGGATAGGCATCACTAAACTGCAGCTCTTTGTCCATCTTCCTGGCACCCGCTAACGGAGAGCCGCCGCCTTCCGGCGTCAGTCTCCATCGTTTGGTGGGGTATGGTCCCTATCGGATACGCTCGCATTGTTACGGGCTGCTGCCGCGGTTCAGCCACTTGCTAAATAACGCGGGCGGAACCGGCCGATACGGAAACTTCACGCTCCAGCCTGGAACCCAGTCGCCGGTCCAGGAACTCGACCTCCCGCGGCAGCGTTGTGAACTCAGGGAGCGTATAGATGCGCTGCGGCCACAGCTCTTTTGGCAGGTATTCGGGAGGCATCTGGCCCATCTCTCCTCCTGATCTATTCAGAGACGCTATTATGCCCTCATGCAGGGCGAAGCAGGCGGATGAGACATACCAATGGCCAGAGAAACAAACTTTGTTTTACTGGTCGGCTGAAGCTGTTGCCGTCTCGTAGCCAAGTCGTTCGGAGAGCTTGATCGCCGCCGCTTTCACAAGTGGCGCGAGTTCGTGTTCGATCCGCTCAAGGGAGAATCGGGTGATGGGACCGGACAGCCCGATGCTGGCCACCACCTTTCGAGAGTAGTCTCTCACTGGGGCGGCAATACACCGCACACCGAGCTCGTACTCTTCATTGTCAACGGCGAATCCGGCCCTGGCAACCTCACGAAGATGGTCCCGGAATGCCTGGGGATCAGTAACCGTATGATCGGTCAACGCGCGCATCGGCTGCTGTTGAAGGATGCTGTCCAACCGATCGGCGGACTCATAGGCCAGTTGCGCCTTTCCCGCGGCGGTGCAATGCACCGGAAGACGCCGTCCGGGAAACGATGCAACCCGAACCATCAGGCTGGAGTCCTCAACCAGGACATAGATGACCTCTGATCCATCCAGTACGGCTAGATAGGCGGTTTCATTGCACTGGTTGACCAACTCCTCGATGATCGGCCTGGCCTGACGCCGAAAGCCGAGATGATGGAGGAAGACGTTGGCCACCTCGAACGGCTTCATCCCAAGGCGATAGTTGGCGGTCTTTTTGTCCTGCTCGATATAGCCCCGAACCTCGAGGGTGGCCAGCAGTCGAAAGATATTGTTTTTGGGCACGTGAAGCTTCTCGGCAAGTTCTGTCACGCCCAACTCACCGGTCTGATAATCGAACGACTCCAGGATGTCGAGCGCTCGATCAACGGACTGGACGATGTAGTCCACTTTCTCTTTCTTTCGATGATCCATATACCCCTCGCACACCCTTCGGCAAGGCAACGCCTTCCCGGTACGCATTACCATCACTTTGCCTGGGATTCGATATAAGACGGAAAGAAAAACGGTGTGATAATAAAAGGGCGTTCTATTCCTGTCAACGAAAAATTGTGCGTCTAAACTACAGACTTGGCTTCAAAGATCGCCGTGCCGACCCGAACCAGTGTGGCCCCTTCTTCGATGGCGATCTCGTAATCGTGGCTCATCCCCATGGAAAGGTGGCGGAGCGGATAGTCTGGACAGGTCTTGGCCGCCTCGTCTCGGAGCAGCCGGAGTTTGCGAAAGGACGGTCGGACGTCCTCGGGATTCCTGCGAAATGGTGGGATGGCCATCAGGCCTTCGATAGCCAGATGGGTGAACCCTTGACAGGCGTGCAGCAACGGCAGAAGGTCGTGCTCAAGAACACCGGCCTTACTCGATTCGCCTCCAAGGTTGACCTCTACAAGAACCCTGATCTGCTTCCCCAACGACACCCCATGACGGTCCAGGGCGGCAGCCAGCTTCAGAGAGTCGAGTGAATGAATCAGGTCAAACAGCTCAGTGGCAGGCCGACTCTTGTTGGTCTGTAGGTGACCGATCAAATGCCATGTGATCGGAAACATGCTCAGGAGGGCAATCTTATCTGACGCCTCCTGGACCCGATTCTCGCCCAGCAGCGTCACACCGGCGTCGATCGCCTCTCGGATGGCGGGAACCTGGACGGTCTTGGTGACGGCAATTAGCTCTACCTCATCCGGGTCCCGACCGACGCGGTGGGCCGCCTCGGCCATCCGTCGCCATATCTGTTCAATCCGATCTTTTATCCGTTCCGTCAAGCTCGCCCTTCTTGACCTCCCGCCCCTGCATGCGCTGCCGCAAGGCGCGACCCGGCCGGACGGCTCGTCGCCCGGAGCTCTTCGATCCCCTCAAACCGCAACAGCCGACGACAGTTCGGACAGACGTTCTCCATTCCGCCGATCGGCAACAAGCAGTGCGGACAGGTGGCTATCGATCTGCTTGAAGCCAGAAGCATCTGAAACAGTTTGCTGAGTCGCCTCATTGTCGTATCCCCCTTCCCTGGCACACTTCGAGGAGGAACCTTCCTGAAATCACTAATCGGCCTGGCGCCGCAAAAAGGTCGGGATATCCATCTCGTCCCCATCAAGGTCCTGGGGTCTAAGCTCCAGATCGCGCGCATTGAATTGCTCATCGACGGTCTCACGCCCGATCGTCCCGCGCTTCCTGAGAAAACCCCCGCGCTCCGCAGCCTTGGCTGCATACGCCTTCATTTCGACCATATTTTTTGAGGACTCTCCCTCTCTCACCGAGGCGGCAGTCTCGAACCCGGTGGCAATCACCGTCACGCAGACACTATCTTTCAACGATTCGTCGATGACCGCTCCGAAAATGATATTGGCATCTTGATGGGCCGACTTACAGATGGTGGAGCTGGCCTCATTCACTTCGTACAGCGAGAGCGCCGGACCGCCGGTGATGTTAATGAGGACGCCCTTGGCACCGTCGATGGAGACGTTTTCCAGGAGCGGGCTGTTGATTGCCTGTGCGGCCGCTTCGGAGGCCGCACTCTCCCCCGATGCCACGCCGATCCCCATCATGGCAATTCCGCGCTCCGACATAATGGTCTTCACATCGGCAAAGTCCAGGTTGATCAGACCCGGCACCACGATGAGGTCCGCAATCCCCTGCACCGCCTGGCGCAGCACGTCGTCGGCAACCTTGAAGGCGTCGGTCAGCGTGGTCTGTCGCTCCACCACCTGCAGCAGCCGCTGGTTTGGGATGGTGATCAAGGTATCGACGCTCTCGCATAGCGCAGCTAGCCCACGGGCGGCGTGAGTCTCTCGGACCTTGCCCTCAAACGCAAACGGCTTGGTCACCACTCCGACCGTCAGGATACCCAACTCCTTGGCAAGGTTCGCGATGACGGGCGCAGCACCGGTTCCTGTCCCTCCTCCCAGCCCCGCGGTGATGAACACCATATCCGCGCCTTCCAGGAGGCTCAGGATCTTGTCGCTGTCCTCAAGCGCCGCCTGCCGCCCGATCTCCGGATTCGCCCCCGCCCCCAGCCCCCTTGTGACGTTCGCGCCAATCTGAAGCCTGGTGTTTACCGGCGACATTTTGAGCGCTTGGGTATCGGTATTCACCACAAAAAACTCAACCCCGGTGACATCCGATGACGACATTCGATTCACCGCATTGGACCCTCCGCCCCCCACTCCGATGACCTTGATCTTGGCCGCGTGCTCAGCATCGATCTCCAGCGCAAATGGCATCTCCACCTCCCCTCGAGAGCAGTTATTGGATGTTGGGTCTTAGAGGAAATCGCTAAACCACTGCCGCATTCGATTGATAATCTTGTCTACCAGGCTTCGCTCCGACGGCCTGCTGAACCGATGCTGATCCAGATGTGACGCGCCGTACAGCACCAAGCCCACGCCGGTCGCGTGCATCGGCGAGCTGACTACCTCCTTCAGGCCGCCGACGCCGGACGGGATCCCCAGCCGTACCGGCAGGTCGAAGAGCTGCTCAGCCAGCTCCGGCACACCCACCATCGCCGAAGAACCCCCGGTCACCACAATCCCGGCGGCAATCTGCTGCAGCAGCCCGGCCCGCCGCACCTCCAAGCCGGCGTGCGTGAAGATCTCCTCCATCCTCGGCTGCACGATCTCGCACAACATCTGCCGCGACAACAGGCGGGGCTTACGGCCGCCGACGCTTGGAACCTCCACGACCTCCTCAGCCCCGGCAAGCGAGGCCAGCGCGCAACCATACTGCCGCTTGATCTCCTCGGCGCACGGCGGAGGCGTCCTGAGTCCGATGGCGATATCGTGGGTCAGATGGTCGCCGCCCAGCGGCAGCACCGCCGTGTGGCGAATGCTCCCGTCTATGAACACGGCGATATCCGAGGTTCCTCCGCCGATGTCGATCAGAATGACCCCCAGATCTTTTTCATCGGCAGTCAACGTCGCTTCGCTGGAGGCCAGCGGCTGCAGCACGATATCCCGCACCTCCAGCCCGGCCCTGTTCGCGCACTTGACGATGTTTTCTGCCGAGGCGACAGCGCCCGTGACAATATGGATCTCGGCCTCGAGTCGGCAACCGCTCATCCCAACCGGTTCTTTAACCCCTCCCTGGTCGTCGATGATAAACTCCTGAGGAATGATGTGAATCACCCGGCGGTCGGCAGGCAGCGTAATGGCCTTGGCCGCATCGAGAACCCGATCGACATCGGCCTGCGTGACCTCCTGGTTCTTGCCGGAGACTGCAATGACCCCCCGGCTGTTAATTCCCTTAATGTGGCTTCCGGCGATCCCCACAAATGCGGAATCCAGGGCCACTCCCGCCATGGCCTCCGCCGCCTCGATTGCCCGTCTGACCGACTCAACGGTCACATCGATATTGACGACGACGCCCTTCTTGAGACCCTGCGATGGACTAATCCCGCATCCGATAATTTCGACCCCATTGTCCGTCACTTCAGCGACGATGACGCAGATCTTGGTTGTGCCGATATCGAGCCCCGTTACGATCTCGCCCCTACGGGTCATGCGCCCTCCTTCGAACGCGGCTTCACGATCACCTTATCGGCGAACCGCAAATCGGCATATTCCAACTCACGCAGGGAGGCCCTGCGCATCTCAAGCACCCGCGCCAACCGATCCAACTGCCGCTGTATGTCATCCTCCTCCCCGAAATAGAGGGACGGCAATCCCTGACCGAGTAAGATATGGTAGCTTCCGTCGCCTTTCAGTTGAATCTCCAGCGCCTGCACATCCGCTCCCAAGGCGCCCTGATGGAACCGCTGCCACAGGCGCGCCCCCTGTTCGACGCGAGCAGGATCGATCCGCTCTCCCGTTTCCAGCGGATGGTCAACGGAGAGCCTCAGGAGCGGAAGATCGGTCATCTCCACCGATGATGCCTCTTGCAGAATCAGCCCATCCTCGCTAACCAGGTAGGCACGATCGGCCACCACAACCGCATGTGCTGCGCGCTCCGACACATATACCTGCAGGGTTGCCGGAAGGTGTCTGCTCACCCTCACCGTTTTGATCCAGGGATTGCGTCCGACCTGTGCCGCAAGCACCCGCAAATCGATTCGGAGAATGCTCGCATCAGACGCCAAGCCCAAGCTCTCGATGATCACCGCACTGGATACTCGCTGGTTGCCTTCAACGATGACATCGCTGATCTGAAAATAGCCCATCGACATAGAGCGCGGAATCTGCTGCCAGATCAGCCATCCCAGACCGACGACTAGCACGGAAAAGATGGCCGCTCGCCCGCCCCGCCTCAAGAGCAAACCAAGCCGCGAGCCTCTGCGAGTCACGCCCCGCCGCCGCCATGTCGACCCCGCCGATGCCGACCTCAGGAAACGGCGATTCGGACGAAACCCGGCATTCTCCTCAACCCGCGATGGGCGATCCGACGACCTGAATCTCCAGTTCAAGCGCCACTCCCGTCTTCACCATGACCTCGGTTCTGGCTCGCTCAATCAGCCAGAGCACGTCTGCGGCCGTTGCCCCGCCCAGGTTCACGATGAAGTTCCCGTGCTTTTCTGAGATCTGCGCGCCGCCTCGCTGCAACCCTTTAAGTCCCACGCGCTCCACCAAACGCCCCGCGACGTCTCCAGGAGGATTCTTGAAGATGCACCCCGCCGACCTGACCGCTACAGGCTGCGTCAGATTTCGTCTCACCAGCAACTTTGAGATCGTCCCCCTGATCTCTGTCACCGTTGCGCGCCGAAGCGTGAAACAGCCTTCAACAATCACCGAACCCGCTGGGAGCGCGGTACGTCGATAGCCGGCGCCAAGCGCATCCCTCGACAGAATCCGCTCCCCACCCCCACCGTCGACAATACGAATCCAGTCCAGATGGTCGATGATAGCGATTAGCGGCGTCCCGGCGTTGCCCTTGATCGCCCCCCCAACAGTTCCCGGTATACCCGTCAGCCCTTCAAGCCCTGTCAGACCCCTCATTGCAGAGAGAGCCAGCAGACGACTCGTCCGTACGCCGGCCCCACATCTAATTCGTTCGTCGACGGCCTCAAGCTCAAGGAATGTTCGGGAGAGATTGATGACCAGCCCCTTGACCCCCCAATCCGGCACCAGCATGTTACTGCCGCCGCCGAAGATCAGAACGGGAATCGCCTCATCCCGCGCCATCTTGAGTAAGCGCTTCAGGTCTTCAAGATCAGCCGGGAAGGCCATCACGTCGGCTGGGCCGCCGATCCGGAAGTAGGTGTGCGACGCCAGCGGCTCATCGGTGAGGATCGTTCCTTTGATGAGCCCTTGGAGCCTTTCCTGTAGACTCTGCGTTTCTAACATTGGCTTTATGACATGAAAGCGATCAGCTTTCAGCGATCAGCTTTTCGCTGATGCCTGACGGCTGATTGCTGACTGCTGCCTCGTTCAGCCGTCGGACGATCTCCTCGCCGGCCTTCCAGATGTCACCCGCACCCATAGTGATCACCAGATCTCCAGGACGAGCCAACTCGACGACACGGTCCGGAATCTCCTCCTTGCGTTCCACGTACAGTACATTCGGTCCGTTCCGACCGATAATCCCGTCCGCGATCTGCCGACCGGACACCCCGTCAATCGGCGCCTCTCCTGCCGGGTAGATCCCGGTGATGATCACCTGGTCGGCGAGATCGAAGGCCGACGCAAATTCTGGAAGCAGCCGCTGCGTCCTGCTGTACCGATGCGGCTGAAATACCGCAATCAGTCGCCGCCCGAGTCCATCCCTGGCCGCCTTGAGCGTCGCCTGAATTTCCGCCGGGTGATGGGCGTAGTCATCCACTACCATGATATCCTGGGGGCTCCCCTTCACCTGGAAACGTCGAACAACACCGGAGAACTCTCCGAGAGCGGCCTGGATTGCAGGAAAGTCAATATCCAGTTCGAGACCAACCGCTATGGCCGCCAACGCATTGGACACATTGTGCACGCCGGGAACCCTAAGCTGCACCTCCCCCAGCGGATCCCCCCTGAACCTCACCTTGAAGGAGGAGCTAAGCCCGGTCAGCGAGATCCCCTCTGCCGTCAAGTCGGCCTGCGCACGACAACCATACGAGACAACACGTTTCTGCACCCTGGGCAACAGGTCCACGATCTGTTCCTGATCAAGACACAGCACAGCAGAGCCATAAAAGGGGACCTTGTTGATAAACTCCAGGAACGTCTCCTTAATCTGCTCGAGATCGCGGTAGTAATCGAGATGCTCGGCATCGATAGTGGTCACCACGGCGATGGTCGGCGCCAGCTTGAGGAACGAACCGTCGCTCTCGTCGGCCTCCGCGACCATAAACTCGCCACGTCCGAGCTTTGCATTACTGCCAAGCGCATCCAGCCTGCCTCCAATGACCACGGTAGGATCAAAGCCGGCCCTGGCCAGGACCGTCGCCACCATCGAGGTCGTCGTAGTCTTTCCATGGGTGCCGGCAACGGCCACGCCATACTTCATCCGCATCAGTTCGGCCAGCATCTCCGCCCGCTGAATGACCGGAATGGCCTGCGTCTTCGCCGCAACAATCTCGGGATTCTCCGAAGAGACCGCCGAGGATCGGACCACCACGTCGGCATCCTCTACGTGGGCGGCATCATGACCGATGTGTACGGTAATCCCCAATGACCGAAGTCTGAGGGCATGCTCTGACACCTTCAGATCGGAACCGCTGACCTGATAGCCAAGGTTGTGGAGGACCTCGGCAATCCCGCTCATCCCGACCCCCCCGATCCCAACAAAGTGGATATGCCGAATCTTCTTAAACATGTCAGTTACAGGCTCCGCTGTGCAGTTTCGGGTTTAGGGTTTATGACCTGACAGTTAGCACGATACGCGTGCGCGGTTTCTACTACCAGGTCGGCCAGACGGACCGCCGCATCCGGCCTCGCCAGCCCCTTCGCCCTATGCGCCATCTCCTCAAGTCCCTGTCGGTCGCGAAGACACGTCCGTATGAATTCAGCCACCAGCACCCCGCTCAGATCGCGATCCAGAACCATCCTGGCGCCGCCGGAGGCGACCAGCGCTTCTGCGTTGTAGCGCTGGTGATCATTCGCGGCAAAAGGGAACGGAGTTAGTACTGATGGTTTACCCAGGGCGCAAAGCTCGGCGACAGTGCCGGCGCCCGCTCGACAGAAACACAGATCGGCGGCAGCATACACGGCGGCCATCGCCTCAAAGAACGGCTTCACCATCGCCCGATACCCGTCCGCATCATACCCTTGTTGGGCAGCCGCAAGATCGCGCGGACCGGTGGCATGAATGAACTGGATTCGCTCTCGCTCGCCTGCCAGCATGGGGAGCGCCTCCATGATCGCCTGGTTCAGCCGATGCGCCCCCTGGCTGCCGCCAAAGATCAGAACGGTCAGTCGATCCTGATCGAGATTCAGGCGGGTGAGGGCCTCTGCCCTGCGCACGCCGAAGAGCTCCTTCCGGACCGGGTTGCCGGTGACCTGTACTTTACGCTGAGGAAAAAAACCGGATGCCTCCTCGAAGGCAATCGCCACGCGATCAACGACCTTCCCCAACCATCGGTTGGTCAACCCCGGAAAGGCGTTCTGCTCATGGATCACCGTGGGGACCTTTGCAAGCACTCCCGACAGCACCATGGCAGCCGAGGCGTAGCCGCCGAACCCGACAATAACATCGGGACGGAACCGTCGCAGGATTGAGAAGGATCGGATGAGCCCTGCAGGAACCAGTGTGAGGCTCCGAAGCCGCGAACGTAAGCGCTTGCCCTGTAAGCCTGAAGCCCTGATT of Candidatus Methylomirabilis lanthanidiphila contains these proteins:
- a CDS encoding UDP-N-acetylglucosamine:N-acetylmuramyl-(pentapeptide) pyrophosphoryl-undecaprenol N-acetylglucosamine transferase produces the protein MKAIIAGGGTGGHLFPAIALAEELRSRRTDLPLLFVGVEGGVEASLLAARGWEFEGIRASGLQGKRLRSRLRSLTLVPAGLIRSFSILRRFRPDVIVGFGGYASAAMVLSGVLAKVPTVIHEQNAFPGLTNRWLGKVVDRVAIAFEEASGFFPQRKVQVTGNPVRKELFGVRRAEALTRLNLDQDRLTVLIFGGSQGAHRLNQAIMEALPMLAGERERIQFIHATGPRDLAAAQQGYDADGYRAMVKPFFEAMAAVYAAADLCFCRAGAGTVAELCALGKPSVLTPFPFAANDHQRYNAEALVASGGARMVLDRDLSGVLVAEFIRTCLRDRQGLEEMAHRAKGLARPDAAVRLADLVVETAHAYRANCQVINPKPETAQRSL